The proteins below are encoded in one region of Nitrosomonas ureae:
- a CDS encoding TolC family protein yields the protein MAPLPIGADSLRQPEHSSPSAHELSPSMAPFKSELPRSQVPMPTGEAQGPVVLYTIEELQRLGLQANGLVLAARSQVGMAKGGVIAATAYLNPEVMFMMGPMDRRLPENLTGPANDQRSITVIQPIENPFMRSARIAASEAIVDASRASLTQVSTDLSALLRVRAYELLLRQDQAALEQNIYDLINTVRQRIAVNVERGELARFELIRAETELQSAANRKEAAKLNAERAKVFLMQLTGGTLPANFQIKGSLKDPIDLPSLEELRSQVPIVNPDIVRLEAEQARAKQRISQERASILPSVNVMYTNYQDQQFTSNTAGLSVRIPIWYRRRGEIDTAIHDSARIRESLEYRRYEMAQLFEAAWQAYQIAQQRVTMFEGGLIKEAENAVRVAEAAYKFGERTLIEFLDSQRILRGILFDSLQARFELHSAVAEIDRLRAYYPKELVAE from the coding sequence ATGGCTCCGCTTCCAATTGGAGCGGATTCATTAAGACAACCTGAGCATTCATCCCCTTCTGCGCATGAATTATCTCCATCTATGGCGCCATTTAAGAGCGAATTACCAAGATCGCAAGTGCCTATGCCGACTGGAGAAGCACAAGGGCCGGTTGTACTTTATACGATTGAGGAACTACAACGATTAGGTTTACAAGCCAACGGTCTGGTGCTCGCAGCGCGATCACAAGTTGGTATGGCCAAAGGTGGAGTAATTGCCGCTACCGCGTATCTCAACCCGGAAGTCATGTTCATGATGGGCCCCATGGATCGACGATTGCCGGAAAACCTGACAGGGCCAGCTAATGATCAACGCTCGATTACAGTTATCCAGCCGATTGAAAATCCTTTTATGCGAAGTGCGCGTATCGCTGCATCGGAAGCCATCGTCGATGCCAGCAGAGCTAGCTTGACTCAAGTCAGTACCGATTTATCCGCACTATTGCGTGTTCGTGCCTATGAGTTATTGTTGCGACAAGATCAGGCCGCCTTGGAGCAAAATATTTACGATTTGATAAACACTGTACGACAACGCATTGCAGTCAACGTCGAACGCGGCGAGCTTGCCCGCTTTGAACTCATACGTGCAGAAACTGAATTACAAAGCGCGGCCAATCGCAAGGAAGCGGCAAAACTTAATGCAGAACGTGCGAAAGTATTTTTGATGCAATTAACCGGAGGAACGTTACCCGCAAATTTTCAAATTAAAGGATCCTTAAAGGATCCGATCGATCTTCCTTCACTGGAAGAGCTACGCAGCCAAGTACCTATCGTCAATCCGGATATAGTTCGTTTAGAAGCGGAACAAGCGCGTGCCAAACAGCGGATCAGCCAAGAACGCGCTTCTATATTGCCATCTGTTAATGTAATGTACACCAATTATCAGGATCAACAATTTACCTCCAATACTGCCGGGCTCAGCGTCAGAATTCCGATCTGGTATCGCCGCCGTGGTGAAATCGATACGGCTATCCACGATTCTGCTCGAATTCGAGAATCGCTCGAATATCGCCGTTACGAAATGGCTCAATTATTCGAAGCAGCTTGGCAGGCTTATCAAATTGCCCAGCAGCGGGTAACGATGTTCGAGGGCGGTTTAATCAAGGAAGCGGAAAATGCAGTGAGAGTGGCGGAGGCAGCTTACAAATTTGGTGAACGTACTTTGATCGAGTTTTTAGATTCTCAGCGAATTCTCAGAGGAATTCTTTTTGACTCCCTGCAAGCCCGCTTTGAACTCCACTCAGCGGTTGCCGAAATCGATCGTTTACGCGCATATTATCCCAAGGAGTTAGTTGCAGAATGA
- a CDS encoding efflux RND transporter periplasmic adaptor subunit encodes MKIIYSTFSFLFIATLLLAGCGSTSDEQVSKQSEEERDINSITVRPELIDRLKIGNPSLIDLADRILVPSRVQVDEERTSQIGSYVTGRIINLFVILGDYVKAGQPLARITSPDLTQSQLAYLRAASRVVVTQKSLDRAHHLLAADAIPVAEVERRQSELEIAQAEWGAASDQLRLFGMNESEIKELSKKGKILPWLDIKATREGYVIARNVIVGQVVQPADPLFQIADLSYVWVVGDVPEQIARDVRLEQHVEINVPAIGGTDFDGIIIFVSDTVNRLTRTVMTRVMVENPERKLKPDMLANMHITDTQHKTLVVPEAAIVRELNQDYVFVAISDNQFQRVPVELGPEVADFRPVLDGLTIDQRIVMEGAFHLDSERKLAELE; translated from the coding sequence ATGAAAATTATTTACTCGACCTTCAGTTTCTTATTTATTGCAACACTACTGCTGGCAGGATGCGGCAGTACATCCGACGAACAAGTTTCCAAGCAATCCGAAGAAGAACGCGATATCAATAGCATTACTGTTCGCCCGGAATTGATCGACCGATTAAAAATCGGCAACCCATCCTTAATTGATCTCGCTGATAGAATACTGGTACCCAGCCGGGTTCAAGTCGATGAAGAGAGAACATCGCAAATCGGTTCTTACGTTACAGGGCGCATTATTAATTTATTCGTCATCCTGGGCGATTATGTAAAAGCAGGGCAACCGCTGGCTCGCATCACCAGTCCGGATTTAACGCAATCGCAATTAGCTTACCTCCGCGCCGCCTCGCGTGTCGTAGTCACTCAAAAATCGCTTGATCGCGCGCATCATTTATTAGCCGCCGATGCTATCCCGGTTGCCGAAGTGGAACGACGCCAATCCGAACTGGAAATTGCTCAGGCTGAATGGGGCGCAGCCAGCGATCAATTAAGACTGTTTGGCATGAATGAGTCCGAAATAAAGGAATTATCCAAAAAAGGAAAAATTCTTCCGTGGCTCGACATCAAAGCCACCCGGGAAGGCTACGTCATTGCACGTAATGTGATTGTAGGCCAAGTTGTACAACCTGCTGACCCACTCTTTCAGATTGCTGATCTCTCTTACGTCTGGGTCGTTGGCGATGTACCTGAGCAAATTGCACGCGACGTACGATTGGAACAACATGTAGAAATCAACGTGCCCGCGATAGGCGGTACTGATTTTGATGGCATCATAATATTTGTCTCGGATACGGTTAATCGCCTGACCCGTACCGTGATGACCCGCGTAATGGTGGAAAATCCGGAACGGAAATTGAAGCCGGATATGTTGGCCAATATGCACATCACTGATACACAACACAAAACCCTGGTTGTCCCGGAAGCAGCGATTGTACGGGAATTAAACCAGGATTATGTTTTTGTCGCCATCAGCGATAACCAATTTCAACGCGTTCCTGTCGAACTGGGCCCTGAAGTGGCCGATTTCCGGCCCGTGCTTGATGGACTTACAATTGATCAACGCATTGTAATGGAAGGCGCCTTTCATCTGGATAGCGAGCGCAAGCTGGCTGAATTGGAGTAA